The following nucleotide sequence is from Futiania mangrovi.
CGAAGCGTGCGCGGTCGATGTGGGGCATGAGCCGGACGCTCGTGAACAACCTCGCGGTCGGCGTGTCGGCGGGCTACACGAGGGATCTGGAAATCACCGGCGTCGGCTATCGCGCGGCGGTGCAGGGCCGGAACCTTCAGATCCAGCTCGGGTTCAGCCACGACGTGGTCTACCCGATCCCCGAGGGGATCGAGATCAAGTGCGAGAAGCCGACCTCGATCTCGATCAGCGGTGTGGACAAGGACCGTGTCGGCCAGGTGGCCGCCGAGATCCGCGCCTTCCGTCCGCCGGAGCCCTACAAGGGCAAGGGCGTGAAGTACGCGGGCGAGTACATCTTCCGCAAGGAAGGCAAGAAGAAGTAAGGGCGGAGCCATGGCAAACCGGAATAAAGTGCTTGCACAGCGTCGCACCCGCGTGCGCAACAAGCTCAAGTCGGTCGCGGGTGCGCGTCCCCGGCTCAGCGTCTTTCGCTCGTCGAAGCATATCTATGCGCAGGTGATCGACGACGTGGCCGGACGAACGCTGGCGTCGGCATCGACGATCGAGGCGGAGCTGCGCGGCAAGGCGAAGAACGACAGCGCCGGTGCGGCCGAGGTCGGCCGCCTGGTGGCGGAGCGGGCGAAGGCCGCGGGCGTGACCGAGGTCGTGTTCGACCGCGGTGCGTACATCTATCACGGCCGTGTGAAGTCGCTCGCCGATGCGGCGCGCGAAAACGGTCTTAACTTCTGAAGGCGGGACGAGCGATGGCACGACCGGAAGCAATGGACAGCCGCGAGTCGGAATTCGTCGACAAGCTGGTCCACATCAATCGCGTCGCCAAGACGGTGAAGGGCGGCAAGAACTTCGGTTTCGCGGCGCTGGTCGTCGTCGGCGACCAGAAGGGCCGGGTTGGCTTCGGCCACGGCAAGGCGCGCGAGGTGCCGGAGGCGATCCGCAAGGCGACGGAAGCCGCCAAGCGCGATCTCGTCCGCGTTCCGCTGCGCGAGGGCCGTACCCTGCACCACGATATCGACGGGCATTGGGGCGCGGGCCACGTTGTGCTTCGTGCAGCCCCTCCGGGTACCGGGATCATCGCCGGCGGCCCGATCCGCGCGGTGTTCGAGACGCTGGGCGTCCAGGACGTAGTTGCGAAGTCGCTGGGGTCCTCGAACCCCTACAACATGGTTCGCGCCGTGTTCGATGCGCTGAAGAAGCAGCAGAGCCCGCGTTCGGTTGCTGCACGCCGCGGCCTGAAGGTCGGCGATCTCGTTTCGCGCCGTCAGGACGGCGTGAGCGGCGACGCCGCCGTGAGCGAGTGAGGAGAAGCCCGATGGCGACGAAGAAGACCGTCACGGTCGAGCAGATCGGCAGCCCGCTGCGCCGCCGCAACGACCAGCGCCAGACCCTGATCGGGCTGGGCCTCAACAAGATGCATCGGACGCGCACGCTGGAAGACACGCCTTCCGTGCGCGGCATGATCGCCAAGGTAAGCCACCTCGTCCGTGTCGTGGACGAGGCCTGAACCGCTGAACGCCCGGATCGGGGCGATTGGGAGTGCCGGTAGAATGAAACTGAACGAGCTCAGCGACAATCCGGGCGCCCGCAAGGCGCGGATGCGCGTCGGCCGGGGCATCGGCTCGGGCAAGGGCAAGACCGCCGGGCGCGGCGTGAAGGGCCAGACCTCGCGGTCGGGCGTCGCGATCAAGGGCTTCGAGGGCGGCCAGATGCCGATCCATCGGCGCCTGCCGAAGCGCGGCTTCAACAAGCCGAATGCGAAGGAATTCGCCGAACTCACGCTCGGCAAGCTCGAGGCGGCGGTTGCCGCTGGCAAGGTCAAGGCCGGCGAGACGCTGACCGAAGACCTGCTGGTCGAGCGTGGCGTCGTGCGGCGCAAGCTGGACGGTATCCGCCTGCTGGCGAAGGGCGAGCTGAACACCAGGCTCTCCATCGAGGTGACCGGGGCAACCCGGAACGCCGTCGCCGCCGTCGAGAAGGCGGGCGGCTCGATCAAGACGGCGGCGCCCGCTCAAGAGGCGTCGGCCTGAATGAACGTCTGGCCGGACGCGCGGCGCGCGACCGGCCGCTCCTCCTGTTGATCCGGTTCGGGAACACGTGAATGGCGTCGGCAGCCGAACAACTCGCGGCCAACCTCAATTTCGGGGCGCTGGCCAAGGCGACGGAACTCAAGAAGCGCATCTGGTTCACGCTGGGTGCGCTGATTGTGTATCGGCTGGGCACCTATATTCCGCTTCCGGGCATCGACCCGGCGGCGTTCTCGCAGGCATTCAGCAGCCAGGCGGGCGGCATCCTCGGCATGTTCAACGTGTTCGCCGGGGGTGCGGTGTCGCGCATGGCGATCTTCGCGCTGAACATCATGCCCTACATCTCGGCCTCGATCATCATCCAGCTCCTCACCGCCGTCGTTCCGACGCTGGAGCAGATGAAGAAGGAGGGGGAGCAGGGCCGCAAGAAGATCAACCAGTACACGCGGTACTTCACCGTCGTCCTGGCGGCGTTGCAGGCCTATGGCATCGCGGTCGGCCTCGAGGGGTCGACGGGCGTGGTGGCGGACCCGGGCTGGGGTTTCCGCATCTCGACCGTCATCACGCTCACGGGCGGCACCGTCTTCCTGATGTGGCTGGGCGAGCAGATAACGGCGCGGGGCGTCGGTAACGGCATCTCGCTCATCATCTTCGCGGGCATCGTCGCCGAATTGCCGAGTGCGCTCGTCTCGACGCTCGAACT
It contains:
- the rplF gene encoding 50S ribosomal protein L6, which gives rise to MSRIGKKPIELPSGVTATLDGQYLEVKGPKGTRSLTLVDEVKGTVEGNVVTVMPRDETKRARSMWGMSRTLVNNLAVGVSAGYTRDLEITGVGYRAAVQGRNLQIQLGFSHDVVYPIPEGIEIKCEKPTSISISGVDKDRVGQVAAEIRAFRPPEPYKGKGVKYAGEYIFRKEGKKK
- the rplR gene encoding 50S ribosomal protein L18, with translation MANRNKVLAQRRTRVRNKLKSVAGARPRLSVFRSSKHIYAQVIDDVAGRTLASASTIEAELRGKAKNDSAGAAEVGRLVAERAKAAGVTEVVFDRGAYIYHGRVKSLADAARENGLNF
- the rpsE gene encoding 30S ribosomal protein S5, with product MARPEAMDSRESEFVDKLVHINRVAKTVKGGKNFGFAALVVVGDQKGRVGFGHGKAREVPEAIRKATEAAKRDLVRVPLREGRTLHHDIDGHWGAGHVVLRAAPPGTGIIAGGPIRAVFETLGVQDVVAKSLGSSNPYNMVRAVFDALKKQQSPRSVAARRGLKVGDLVSRRQDGVSGDAAVSE
- the rpmD gene encoding 50S ribosomal protein L30, with translation MATKKTVTVEQIGSPLRRRNDQRQTLIGLGLNKMHRTRTLEDTPSVRGMIAKVSHLVRVVDEA
- the rplO gene encoding 50S ribosomal protein L15 translates to MKLNELSDNPGARKARMRVGRGIGSGKGKTAGRGVKGQTSRSGVAIKGFEGGQMPIHRRLPKRGFNKPNAKEFAELTLGKLEAAVAAGKVKAGETLTEDLLVERGVVRRKLDGIRLLAKGELNTRLSIEVTGATRNAVAAVEKAGGSIKTAAPAQEASA